A window of the Dunckerocampus dactyliophorus isolate RoL2022-P2 chromosome 19, RoL_Ddac_1.1, whole genome shotgun sequence genome harbors these coding sequences:
- the slc22a2 gene encoding solute carrier family 22 member 2 isoform X2 — MTSFDDILEEVGKFGRSQKRIFALLCVVSMPWAGVYVGIVFQGFTPDHWCRDSGVEQWRQACGRSLADSRRMMAPLLNVSGELQHSSCEQYDVDWNATLTCDAQELDLSGTPTTPCKSGWEYDYEGRRSFVTEFDLVCSDAWLMDMFQAMLNIGFLLGSIAIGYLADRFGRKLSFLMSNVFNGIAGILVAVAPDYVSMLIFRMLFGFGVKGGWMAGYVLITEIVGVEYRRTVGVVYQMFFSVGLLVLPLLAYFITDWRWLQVVITVPYFLYVFYYWFIPESPRWLLSQNRKSQAVEITEAMAKENHRTLSKNIETLRDDNADPSATASFMDLIRTPNMRKHTFILSYNWFTSAVVYQGLIMRLGILGGNVYISFLISALVEFPAAFLILFTIERVGRRLPFAAANVVAGAACLITAFLPDSEDTRVLHSLEMFGCPYGWCCRGRRVLVEDGGGLRGPAGHHHDLRDGGLRQHGTLPHICQVSLVVLLWRRCANVWTDVRNLGVSVCSTLCDIGGIVAPFLLYRLAVIWLELPLIIFGILAFLAGALVLLLPETRGAPLPETIHDIEFPDKVKLKGMQKNQQLNTLLPAPNANISTNQNPASV; from the exons ATGACATCCTTTGATGACATCTTGGAGGAAGTCGGCAAGTTTGGGCGCAGCCAGAAGCGCATCTTCGCCCTGCTGTGCGTGGTGTCCATGCCCTGGGCCGGCGTGTACGTGGGCATCGTGTTCCAGGGTTTCACGCCGGACCACTGGTGCCGGGACAGCGGCGTGGAGCAGTGGAGGCAAGCGTGCGGCCGGAGCTTGGCCGACAGTCGCAGGATGATGGCGCCGCTGCTTAACGTGTCCGGCGAGCTACAGCACAGCAGCTGCGAGCAGTACGACGTGGACTGGAACGCCACGCTCACCTGCGATGCTCAAGAGCTGGACCTGAGCGGGACCCCCACCACACCCTGCAAGAGCGGCTGGGAATACGACTACGAGGGGAGGCGGTCCTTTGTGACAGAG TTTGACCTGGTGTGCTCTGATGCCTGGTTGATGGACATGTTCCAAGCCATGCTAAACATCGGCTTCCTGCTGGGCAGCATCGCTATTGGTTACCTGGCCGACAG ATTTGGCAGGAAGTTGAGCTTCCTGATGTCCAACGTGTTCAACGGGATCGCAGGGATCCTGGTGGCCGTGGCGCCCGACTACGTGTCCATGCTGATCTTCAGGATGCTCTTCGGCTTTGGCGTGAAGGGAGGCTGGATGGCAGGATATGTGCTGA TCACCGAGATCGTAGGCGTGGAGTACCGGCGCACGGTGGGTGTGGTTTACCAGATGTTCTTCAGCGTGGGCCTCCTGGTGCTCCCCCTGCTGGCGTACTTCATCACTGACTGGCGATGGCTGCAGGTCGTCATCACTGTgccctacttcctctacgtcTTCTACTACTG GTTCATTCCAGAGTCTCCAAGATGGCTGCTGTcccagaacaggaagtcacagGCTGTGGAGATCACGGAGGCCATGGCCAAGGAGAACCACAGGACTTTGTCCAAGAACATCGAG ACTTTAAGGGATGACAACGCGGACCCCTCGGCCACCGCCTCCTTCATGGACCTGATCAGAACGCCCAACATGAGGAAGCATACGTTCATCCTCAGCTACAACTG GTTCACCAGTGCGGTGGTCTACCAGGGTCTGATCATGCGGCTTGGCATCCTGGGAGGAAACGTCTACATCAGCTTCCTCATCTCCGCTCTGGTGGAGTTTCCCGCCGCTTTTCTCATCCTCTTCACCATCGAGCGCGTCGGGCGCCGCCTCCCCTTTGCCGCCGCCAATGTGGTGGCGGGAGCCGCCTGCCTCATCACCGCCTTCCTTCCTGACAGTGAGGACACCCGTGTGCTCCATTCATTGGAGATGTTTGGATGTCCTTACGGTTGGTGTTGTCGCGGCAGGCGTGTCCTGGTTGAAGACGGCGGTGGCCTGCGTGGGCCGGCTGGGCATCACCATGACCTTCGAGATGGTGGTCTTCGTCAACACGGAACTCTACCCCACATTTGTCAGGTAAGCCTTGTCGTGCTACTTTGGAGAAGGTGTGCCAATGTGTGGACTGACGTCAGGAACCTGGGCGTGTCCGTGTGCTCCACGCTGTGCGACATCGGAGGCATCGTGGCGCCCTTCCTACTCTACCGGCTGGCCGTCATCTGGCTGGAGCTGCCCCTCATCATCTTTG GTATTCTGGCTTTCCTGGCCGGCGCTTTGGTCTTGCTGCTTCCGGAAACACGAGGCGCCCCCCTGCCCGAGACCATCCATGACATCGAGTTCCCTGAcaa gGTGAAGCTGAAAGGCATGCAGAAGAACCAGCAGTTGAACACCCTCCTCCCCGCCCCCAACGCCAACATTTCAACCAACCAAAACCCGGCAAGTGTCtga
- the slc22a2 gene encoding solute carrier family 22 member 2 isoform X4 — MTSFDDILEEVGKFGRSQKRIFALLCVVSMPWAGVYVGIVFQGFTPDHWCRDSGVEQWRQACGRSLADSRRMMAPLLNVSGELQHSSCEQYDVDWNATLTCDAQELDLSGTPTTPCKSGWEYDYEGRRSFVTEFDLVCSDAWLMDMFQAMLNIGFLLGSIAIGYLADRFGRKLSFLMSNVFNGIAGILVAVAPDYVSMLIFRMLFGFGVKGGWMAGYVLITEIVGVEYRRTVGVVYQMFFSVGLLVLPLLAYFITDWRWLQVVITVPYFLYVFYYWFIPESPRWLLSQNRKSQAVEITEAMAKENHRTLSKNIETLRDDNADPSATASFMDLIRTPNMRKHTFILSYNWFTSAVVYQGLIMRLGILGGNVYISFLISALVEFPAAFLILFTIERVGRRLPFAAANVVAGAACLITAFLPDSVSWLKTAVACVGRLGITMTFEMVVFVNTELYPTFVRNLGVSVCSTLCDIGGIVAPFLLYRLAVIWLELPLIIFGILAFLAGALVLLLPETRGAPLPETIHDIEFPDKVKLKGMQKNQQLNTLLPAPNANISTNQNPASV, encoded by the exons ATGACATCCTTTGATGACATCTTGGAGGAAGTCGGCAAGTTTGGGCGCAGCCAGAAGCGCATCTTCGCCCTGCTGTGCGTGGTGTCCATGCCCTGGGCCGGCGTGTACGTGGGCATCGTGTTCCAGGGTTTCACGCCGGACCACTGGTGCCGGGACAGCGGCGTGGAGCAGTGGAGGCAAGCGTGCGGCCGGAGCTTGGCCGACAGTCGCAGGATGATGGCGCCGCTGCTTAACGTGTCCGGCGAGCTACAGCACAGCAGCTGCGAGCAGTACGACGTGGACTGGAACGCCACGCTCACCTGCGATGCTCAAGAGCTGGACCTGAGCGGGACCCCCACCACACCCTGCAAGAGCGGCTGGGAATACGACTACGAGGGGAGGCGGTCCTTTGTGACAGAG TTTGACCTGGTGTGCTCTGATGCCTGGTTGATGGACATGTTCCAAGCCATGCTAAACATCGGCTTCCTGCTGGGCAGCATCGCTATTGGTTACCTGGCCGACAG ATTTGGCAGGAAGTTGAGCTTCCTGATGTCCAACGTGTTCAACGGGATCGCAGGGATCCTGGTGGCCGTGGCGCCCGACTACGTGTCCATGCTGATCTTCAGGATGCTCTTCGGCTTTGGCGTGAAGGGAGGCTGGATGGCAGGATATGTGCTGA TCACCGAGATCGTAGGCGTGGAGTACCGGCGCACGGTGGGTGTGGTTTACCAGATGTTCTTCAGCGTGGGCCTCCTGGTGCTCCCCCTGCTGGCGTACTTCATCACTGACTGGCGATGGCTGCAGGTCGTCATCACTGTgccctacttcctctacgtcTTCTACTACTG GTTCATTCCAGAGTCTCCAAGATGGCTGCTGTcccagaacaggaagtcacagGCTGTGGAGATCACGGAGGCCATGGCCAAGGAGAACCACAGGACTTTGTCCAAGAACATCGAG ACTTTAAGGGATGACAACGCGGACCCCTCGGCCACCGCCTCCTTCATGGACCTGATCAGAACGCCCAACATGAGGAAGCATACGTTCATCCTCAGCTACAACTG GTTCACCAGTGCGGTGGTCTACCAGGGTCTGATCATGCGGCTTGGCATCCTGGGAGGAAACGTCTACATCAGCTTCCTCATCTCCGCTCTGGTGGAGTTTCCCGCCGCTTTTCTCATCCTCTTCACCATCGAGCGCGTCGGGCGCCGCCTCCCCTTTGCCGCCGCCAATGTGGTGGCGGGAGCCGCCTGCCTCATCACCGCCTTCCTTCCTGACA GCGTGTCCTGGTTGAAGACGGCGGTGGCCTGCGTGGGCCGGCTGGGCATCACCATGACCTTCGAGATGGTGGTCTTCGTCAACACGGAACTCTACCCCACATTTGTCAG GAACCTGGGCGTGTCCGTGTGCTCCACGCTGTGCGACATCGGAGGCATCGTGGCGCCCTTCCTACTCTACCGGCTGGCCGTCATCTGGCTGGAGCTGCCCCTCATCATCTTTG GTATTCTGGCTTTCCTGGCCGGCGCTTTGGTCTTGCTGCTTCCGGAAACACGAGGCGCCCCCCTGCCCGAGACCATCCATGACATCGAGTTCCCTGAcaa gGTGAAGCTGAAAGGCATGCAGAAGAACCAGCAGTTGAACACCCTCCTCCCCGCCCCCAACGCCAACATTTCAACCAACCAAAACCCGGCAAGTGTCtga
- the slc22a2 gene encoding solute carrier family 22 member 2 isoform X1, whose protein sequence is MTSFDDILEEVGKFGRSQKRIFALLCVVSMPWAGVYVGIVFQGFTPDHWCRDSGVEQWRQACGRSLADSRRMMAPLLNVSGELQHSSCEQYDVDWNATLTCDAQELDLSGTPTTPCKSGWEYDYEGRRSFVTEFDLVCSDAWLMDMFQAMLNIGFLLGSIAIGYLADRFGRKLSFLMSNVFNGIAGILVAVAPDYVSMLIFRMLFGFGVKGGWMAGYVLITEIVGVEYRRTVGVVYQMFFSVGLLVLPLLAYFITDWRWLQVVITVPYFLYVFYYWFIPESPRWLLSQNRKSQAVEITEAMAKENHRTLSKNIETLRDDNADPSATASFMDLIRTPNMRKHTFILSYNWSVHAGESRQQRLMTTMKSSCVNVACRFTSAVVYQGLIMRLGILGGNVYISFLISALVEFPAAFLILFTIERVGRRLPFAAANVVAGAACLITAFLPDSEDTRVLHSLEMFGCPYGWCCRGRRVLVEDGGGLRGPAGHHHDLRDGGLRQHGTLPHICQVSLVVLLWRRCANVWTDVRNLGVSVCSTLCDIGGIVAPFLLYRLAVIWLELPLIIFGILAFLAGALVLLLPETRGAPLPETIHDIEFPDKVKLKGMQKNQQLNTLLPAPNANISTNQNPASV, encoded by the exons ATGACATCCTTTGATGACATCTTGGAGGAAGTCGGCAAGTTTGGGCGCAGCCAGAAGCGCATCTTCGCCCTGCTGTGCGTGGTGTCCATGCCCTGGGCCGGCGTGTACGTGGGCATCGTGTTCCAGGGTTTCACGCCGGACCACTGGTGCCGGGACAGCGGCGTGGAGCAGTGGAGGCAAGCGTGCGGCCGGAGCTTGGCCGACAGTCGCAGGATGATGGCGCCGCTGCTTAACGTGTCCGGCGAGCTACAGCACAGCAGCTGCGAGCAGTACGACGTGGACTGGAACGCCACGCTCACCTGCGATGCTCAAGAGCTGGACCTGAGCGGGACCCCCACCACACCCTGCAAGAGCGGCTGGGAATACGACTACGAGGGGAGGCGGTCCTTTGTGACAGAG TTTGACCTGGTGTGCTCTGATGCCTGGTTGATGGACATGTTCCAAGCCATGCTAAACATCGGCTTCCTGCTGGGCAGCATCGCTATTGGTTACCTGGCCGACAG ATTTGGCAGGAAGTTGAGCTTCCTGATGTCCAACGTGTTCAACGGGATCGCAGGGATCCTGGTGGCCGTGGCGCCCGACTACGTGTCCATGCTGATCTTCAGGATGCTCTTCGGCTTTGGCGTGAAGGGAGGCTGGATGGCAGGATATGTGCTGA TCACCGAGATCGTAGGCGTGGAGTACCGGCGCACGGTGGGTGTGGTTTACCAGATGTTCTTCAGCGTGGGCCTCCTGGTGCTCCCCCTGCTGGCGTACTTCATCACTGACTGGCGATGGCTGCAGGTCGTCATCACTGTgccctacttcctctacgtcTTCTACTACTG GTTCATTCCAGAGTCTCCAAGATGGCTGCTGTcccagaacaggaagtcacagGCTGTGGAGATCACGGAGGCCATGGCCAAGGAGAACCACAGGACTTTGTCCAAGAACATCGAG ACTTTAAGGGATGACAACGCGGACCCCTCGGCCACCGCCTCCTTCATGGACCTGATCAGAACGCCCAACATGAGGAAGCATACGTTCATCCTCAGCTACAACTGGTCAGTTCATGCCGGTGAAAGCCGGCAGCAGCGACTCATGACGACCATGAAGTCCAGCTGTGTGAACGTTGCGTGCAGGTTCACCAGTGCGGTGGTCTACCAGGGTCTGATCATGCGGCTTGGCATCCTGGGAGGAAACGTCTACATCAGCTTCCTCATCTCCGCTCTGGTGGAGTTTCCCGCCGCTTTTCTCATCCTCTTCACCATCGAGCGCGTCGGGCGCCGCCTCCCCTTTGCCGCCGCCAATGTGGTGGCGGGAGCCGCCTGCCTCATCACCGCCTTCCTTCCTGACAGTGAGGACACCCGTGTGCTCCATTCATTGGAGATGTTTGGATGTCCTTACGGTTGGTGTTGTCGCGGCAGGCGTGTCCTGGTTGAAGACGGCGGTGGCCTGCGTGGGCCGGCTGGGCATCACCATGACCTTCGAGATGGTGGTCTTCGTCAACACGGAACTCTACCCCACATTTGTCAGGTAAGCCTTGTCGTGCTACTTTGGAGAAGGTGTGCCAATGTGTGGACTGACGTCAGGAACCTGGGCGTGTCCGTGTGCTCCACGCTGTGCGACATCGGAGGCATCGTGGCGCCCTTCCTACTCTACCGGCTGGCCGTCATCTGGCTGGAGCTGCCCCTCATCATCTTTG GTATTCTGGCTTTCCTGGCCGGCGCTTTGGTCTTGCTGCTTCCGGAAACACGAGGCGCCCCCCTGCCCGAGACCATCCATGACATCGAGTTCCCTGAcaa gGTGAAGCTGAAAGGCATGCAGAAGAACCAGCAGTTGAACACCCTCCTCCCCGCCCCCAACGCCAACATTTCAACCAACCAAAACCCGGCAAGTGTCtga
- the slc22a2 gene encoding solute carrier family 22 member 2 isoform X3: MTSFDDILEEVGKFGRSQKRIFALLCVVSMPWAGVYVGIVFQGFTPDHWCRDSGVEQWRQACGRSLADSRRMMAPLLNVSGELQHSSCEQYDVDWNATLTCDAQELDLSGTPTTPCKSGWEYDYEGRRSFVTEFDLVCSDAWLMDMFQAMLNIGFLLGSIAIGYLADRFGRKLSFLMSNVFNGIAGILVAVAPDYVSMLIFRMLFGFGVKGGWMAGYVLITEIVGVEYRRTVGVVYQMFFSVGLLVLPLLAYFITDWRWLQVVITVPYFLYVFYYWFIPESPRWLLSQNRKSQAVEITEAMAKENHRTLSKNIETLRDDNADPSATASFMDLIRTPNMRKHTFILSYNWSVHAGESRQQRLMTTMKSSCVNVACRFTSAVVYQGLIMRLGILGGNVYISFLISALVEFPAAFLILFTIERVGRRLPFAAANVVAGAACLITAFLPDSVSWLKTAVACVGRLGITMTFEMVVFVNTELYPTFVRNLGVSVCSTLCDIGGIVAPFLLYRLAVIWLELPLIIFGILAFLAGALVLLLPETRGAPLPETIHDIEFPDKVKLKGMQKNQQLNTLLPAPNANISTNQNPASV, from the exons ATGACATCCTTTGATGACATCTTGGAGGAAGTCGGCAAGTTTGGGCGCAGCCAGAAGCGCATCTTCGCCCTGCTGTGCGTGGTGTCCATGCCCTGGGCCGGCGTGTACGTGGGCATCGTGTTCCAGGGTTTCACGCCGGACCACTGGTGCCGGGACAGCGGCGTGGAGCAGTGGAGGCAAGCGTGCGGCCGGAGCTTGGCCGACAGTCGCAGGATGATGGCGCCGCTGCTTAACGTGTCCGGCGAGCTACAGCACAGCAGCTGCGAGCAGTACGACGTGGACTGGAACGCCACGCTCACCTGCGATGCTCAAGAGCTGGACCTGAGCGGGACCCCCACCACACCCTGCAAGAGCGGCTGGGAATACGACTACGAGGGGAGGCGGTCCTTTGTGACAGAG TTTGACCTGGTGTGCTCTGATGCCTGGTTGATGGACATGTTCCAAGCCATGCTAAACATCGGCTTCCTGCTGGGCAGCATCGCTATTGGTTACCTGGCCGACAG ATTTGGCAGGAAGTTGAGCTTCCTGATGTCCAACGTGTTCAACGGGATCGCAGGGATCCTGGTGGCCGTGGCGCCCGACTACGTGTCCATGCTGATCTTCAGGATGCTCTTCGGCTTTGGCGTGAAGGGAGGCTGGATGGCAGGATATGTGCTGA TCACCGAGATCGTAGGCGTGGAGTACCGGCGCACGGTGGGTGTGGTTTACCAGATGTTCTTCAGCGTGGGCCTCCTGGTGCTCCCCCTGCTGGCGTACTTCATCACTGACTGGCGATGGCTGCAGGTCGTCATCACTGTgccctacttcctctacgtcTTCTACTACTG GTTCATTCCAGAGTCTCCAAGATGGCTGCTGTcccagaacaggaagtcacagGCTGTGGAGATCACGGAGGCCATGGCCAAGGAGAACCACAGGACTTTGTCCAAGAACATCGAG ACTTTAAGGGATGACAACGCGGACCCCTCGGCCACCGCCTCCTTCATGGACCTGATCAGAACGCCCAACATGAGGAAGCATACGTTCATCCTCAGCTACAACTGGTCAGTTCATGCCGGTGAAAGCCGGCAGCAGCGACTCATGACGACCATGAAGTCCAGCTGTGTGAACGTTGCGTGCAGGTTCACCAGTGCGGTGGTCTACCAGGGTCTGATCATGCGGCTTGGCATCCTGGGAGGAAACGTCTACATCAGCTTCCTCATCTCCGCTCTGGTGGAGTTTCCCGCCGCTTTTCTCATCCTCTTCACCATCGAGCGCGTCGGGCGCCGCCTCCCCTTTGCCGCCGCCAATGTGGTGGCGGGAGCCGCCTGCCTCATCACCGCCTTCCTTCCTGACA GCGTGTCCTGGTTGAAGACGGCGGTGGCCTGCGTGGGCCGGCTGGGCATCACCATGACCTTCGAGATGGTGGTCTTCGTCAACACGGAACTCTACCCCACATTTGTCAG GAACCTGGGCGTGTCCGTGTGCTCCACGCTGTGCGACATCGGAGGCATCGTGGCGCCCTTCCTACTCTACCGGCTGGCCGTCATCTGGCTGGAGCTGCCCCTCATCATCTTTG GTATTCTGGCTTTCCTGGCCGGCGCTTTGGTCTTGCTGCTTCCGGAAACACGAGGCGCCCCCCTGCCCGAGACCATCCATGACATCGAGTTCCCTGAcaa gGTGAAGCTGAAAGGCATGCAGAAGAACCAGCAGTTGAACACCCTCCTCCCCGCCCCCAACGCCAACATTTCAACCAACCAAAACCCGGCAAGTGTCtga